The sequence TAAGATGATAGAAGAAATGAAACCGGATGTGGTTCACATCACGACCCCGGCGCAAACCCACTTTTCTATCGGAACGGATGTGTTGAAGGCAGGGTGTCACGCCTACATTGAAAAGCCTTTTGGAATCGATTATCAGGAGGCTTTGGGTATTATAGAACAAGCGAAAGAGAGTGACAGGATCGTCTGTGCGGGATTCAGTCAGTGGTTTGATAAGGTTACGTCCAGGCTACGGCATAGTCTCGAACATAACGATCTGGGAGAGGTGGTCCATGCAGAATCTTACTACGGAAACGCTATAGACGGCAGCTTTTCGAAATTATTCCTGCAAAACAAGACCCACTGGGTGCATAAGCTCCCCGGCAAGATGATCCAGAACATCATAAGCCATCCGCTATATCACTTGATACCTCTTTTGGGCGGCCCCGTGGATGAGGTTTCCTGCGTGGCGCTCGACAGGTCAAGAAACGGCGTTTTCAATGATGAGCTACGGATCATCATGAGATCGGAACGAACGACCGGGACTCTGACCATCACCTCGAACGTAAAACCGATCATCCAATTTGTTCGAGTTTACGGCACCAGGGCCGTGGCCGAGATCGATCTCGCAAATCACCTCTTTTCGATGGTAAAATCCACAAACCTTCCGGGACCTGCGGCCCGACTGAACAGGGCTTTTGGAGCGGCAAGGCATTTGATGGGGCAAGGTCTAGGCAACCTTACGGACATGATAAAAGGAAGAGACAGATACTTTGCCGGACTCGGAGGCCTCTTTCATAATTTCTATGAAAATATCAGGAACGGCTCGGGTAAGCCTCCTATCCCTTATGAGGTGGTATTAGAGGTCTCAAGGGTAACGAATCTCGTTAACGAGCAAATTAGAGAGCGGACGTAACGCGAAACGGGTGAAGAGAGTGAAAGCAATGGTAACAGGAGCTTTAGGGTACATAGGCCAGGGGGTGGTCCGCTCCCTCCACAGGCGGGATATCGAGGTGTTCGCCGTGGTAAGGACGGGAAGCGATATCACCCCGATTCGCGATTCAGTCAAAGAAGTAATCTTCTGGGACCTGGCAAGTGAGGGCAGTCCGGAAGCAATCCCGGAAGACATAGGGTGTATCTATCATCTGGCCGCGGCCACACAGGGTAGCCACTTTGAAATGATGATGAACACAGTCGTAGCCACAGACAACCTGATGCGGGCGCTCGCCGATAAGAAGGTGGGGCGATTCGTCCTGGTGAGTAGTTTCAGCGTATACAAGATGACGAGCCTCAAGAGAGGAAGCGTCCTGGACGAGACATGTCCTATCGAGGATCGCCTCGTGGCCAGGGACTCCTATTCGAACACCAAGGTTCGCCAGGAAGCCCTGGTTAAGAAGATATGCGCGCAAAGAGGTCTCCCGCTCGTGATCGTCCGTCCCGGAAAGATTTACGGTCCCACAACTTATCCCATACCCCCTCAGATGGGCCTTAATATCCCCGGTATCTGTTATCTGTACATCGGGGGGAGGAGCGTTCTCCCGCTGACTCACGTTGCTAACTGCGCTGAAGCCATTGTGCTTGCGGGTCTTGCTAAAGGCATAGAAGGCGACACCTTTAATATCGTTGACGACGACCTTCCTACACAGGGTCAATTCGTGCGTCTGTATCGGAGGCACCTCGGGAGCTTTCCCACGAGGATATGGGTACCGTATGGCATGTTCAGGCTCATGGCCCTGATATATGAGTATGTGTCACGCAAGACCAAAGGAAACCTTCCGCCGCTCATCTCCCGCTACCGTGCTGACAATCTCTGGAAAAGTTTGAAATACACGAATCGAAATGCCAAGGAAAAACTGCACTGGGCGCCGCAAAAAGCCACCGGAGAAGGTCTCGTAGAGATGTTTGAAAGCGTCCGGGACAAGTAAGCTATATGTTCGAGTGAAGTGGGAGAATCAATTCGTGAAGAGAAGAATACTCATTCGGCTCATCTGCTATTTCTTCTATTTTACTGGACTGCATATCGTATGGAGAATGATAAACGGGAGATTAGGGAGATACCCGATCATTATGTATCATAGTGTGAGCGGTGAAGGGTCAAGCGCACAGACGCCTTCATGTCTCGCGCTCCTCGGTATGACAGTTTCAAAAAAAAGGTTCGAGGAACAACTGGGATATGTTTCGAGGAATTATACGGTTATCGGTATGGAAAAGTTGATACGTTATTTGAAGAATGGCGGTCCCATGCCGGTAAACCCGCTCGTAATCACCTTTGATGATGGGTTCAGGGATAACTCCGTGGTGGCGTATCCTCTGCTCAAGAAAAGGGGCATGAAAGCGACATTCTTTATTCCCGGCGATCCCGTGAAAACCGGCGAGACGGTGTGGCTCCATATGCTTTACGGGCTGGTGGACAAACAAACTGAGAGGGAAATTCAGCATGCCGGCGCCTACCCTGACCGGCAATACGTGTGCCAAAAGAAGCAGGCGATGACATTGAGAATGAAAAAGGCAGTGGAAGGATGCTCCGCCGCGGCCAAAAAGGAGTACGTTCGTGGCTTCGCCAAAGAGCATGAGATAGAACTCAGGGAAGTCAAGACAGACATACCGTACATGAGTGCTCAGGAGATAGAAGAATTGTGCACAGCCGGACATACCATAGGCGCTCACTCAATGACGCACGTGCGTCTGAGCGAGTTACCGCGGGACCAAAAAGAAATGGAGATCCGGGAATCAAAGGACATGGTGCATAAGATATGCGAGCAACAGTTTATCCCCTTTGCCTACCCGTTCGGGGATACAGGCTCTTTTGATGAGACCGATAAGGCACTGTTAAAAGAGAACGATTTTGCCTGTGCGGTGACCACATCCGAAGGCCTGAACGGTCGCGCGACGGATGTCTACGAGTTAAGGAGAGTTGAAATAGGTGATTTTGGCCGCATCGATTTTGCGGTACACCTAAGCGGTATTGTGGGCGATCTGAAGATGCTCGCAAAAAAGACAGTCAAAAAAGCAGGAGGTTTACGTAGCAACCCATGAATGATAAACCCGAACAAAAAAATATTTGGTCAACCTGGTCCGAGGATTACTTCAAAACCCTCTACAAGGACGTCACGGAATATCCAGCTCTGGTACTTCGACATAAATACATTCTGGACCTGTTTGATCTGGACGGAAAGAAGATTCTTGATATCGGGTGCGGTCCCGGTGAAATGGTCAAGGACTTGCTTTCACGCGGGTGCCAGGTCTTTGGCATGGATATCGCAGAGGGCATGTTAAAAGTGGCCAGGAACAATCTGGAAAAATGGTCAGGCAATGGCGCCTTCGGTTTCGGCTGTGGAGATATAGAGCACTTAAGCTTTAAGGACAAAACCTTCGACGGCGTAGTATGCGCCGGAGTCATTGAGTATTTGAAGGAAGATAGTAAGAGTCTTGGTGAACTCAATCGAATTCTGCGAAAGGACGGGGAACTCATCCTCACGGTGAGAAATGCCGCTTGTGGCGCAAGGGTTTTCGACTCATTAACGAATATCCCGAA is a genomic window of Syntrophorhabdaceae bacterium containing:
- a CDS encoding polysaccharide deacetylase family protein; translated protein: MKRRILIRLICYFFYFTGLHIVWRMINGRLGRYPIIMYHSVSGEGSSAQTPSCLALLGMTVSKKRFEEQLGYVSRNYTVIGMEKLIRYLKNGGPMPVNPLVITFDDGFRDNSVVAYPLLKKRGMKATFFIPGDPVKTGETVWLHMLYGLVDKQTEREIQHAGAYPDRQYVCQKKQAMTLRMKKAVEGCSAAAKKEYVRGFAKEHEIELREVKTDIPYMSAQEIEELCTAGHTIGAHSMTHVRLSELPRDQKEMEIRESKDMVHKICEQQFIPFAYPFGDTGSFDETDKALLKENDFACAVTTSEGLNGRATDVYELRRVEIGDFGRIDFAVHLSGIVGDLKMLAKKTVKKAGGLRSNP
- a CDS encoding class I SAM-dependent methyltransferase, which gives rise to MNDKPEQKNIWSTWSEDYFKTLYKDVTEYPALVLRHKYILDLFDLDGKKILDIGCGPGEMVKDLLSRGCQVFGMDIAEGMLKVARNNLEKWSGNGAFGFGCGDIEHLSFKDKTFDGVVCAGVIEYLKEDSKSLGELNRILRKDGELILTVRNAACGARVFDSLTNIPKSSNLGRSLIKPIKRLTSRDGKKEMDPYIPYRKHTPWKLDKKLATFGFVKQGFHYFHFYPFFVPFDKVFPKTFISLGLRMERFSQKRLGILASGYIVKARKVRDV
- a CDS encoding Gfo/Idh/MocA family oxidoreductase gives rise to the protein MDRKLKIGLIGCGQIADAHLLELGFLKDVRVVGVCDLVEFLAQDTAERFHAEKAYTDYRKMIEEMKPDVVHITTPAQTHFSIGTDVLKAGCHAYIEKPFGIDYQEALGIIEQAKESDRIVCAGFSQWFDKVTSRLRHSLEHNDLGEVVHAESYYGNAIDGSFSKLFLQNKTHWVHKLPGKMIQNIISHPLYHLIPLLGGPVDEVSCVALDRSRNGVFNDELRIIMRSERTTGTLTITSNVKPIIQFVRVYGTRAVAEIDLANHLFSMVKSTNLPGPAARLNRAFGAARHLMGQGLGNLTDMIKGRDRYFAGLGGLFHNFYENIRNGSGKPPIPYEVVLEVSRVTNLVNEQIRERT
- a CDS encoding NAD-dependent epimerase/dehydratase family protein — encoded protein: MVTGALGYIGQGVVRSLHRRDIEVFAVVRTGSDITPIRDSVKEVIFWDLASEGSPEAIPEDIGCIYHLAAATQGSHFEMMMNTVVATDNLMRALADKKVGRFVLVSSFSVYKMTSLKRGSVLDETCPIEDRLVARDSYSNTKVRQEALVKKICAQRGLPLVIVRPGKIYGPTTYPIPPQMGLNIPGICYLYIGGRSVLPLTHVANCAEAIVLAGLAKGIEGDTFNIVDDDLPTQGQFVRLYRRHLGSFPTRIWVPYGMFRLMALIYEYVSRKTKGNLPPLISRYRADNLWKSLKYTNRNAKEKLHWAPQKATGEGLVEMFESVRDK